A portion of the Perognathus longimembris pacificus isolate PPM17 chromosome 20, ASM2315922v1, whole genome shotgun sequence genome contains these proteins:
- the Klk15 gene encoding kallikrein-15, with translation MWLLTFFLLASAARDGDKVLEGEECPPHSQPWQVALYERGRFNCGASLISPHWVLSAAHCQTRFMTVHLGEHNLRKRDGPEQLRAVFRIIPHPNYEPRSHLHDIMLLRLVRPVHLTPQVQPLALPTRCPHAGEACMVSGWGLVSDNESGTTGSPTSQVSLPDTLHCANISIISDTSCNKDYPGRVRNTMVCAGVEGGGTDSCEGDSGGPLVCGGVLQGVVSWGDVPCDTTTKPGVYTKVCRYLDWIRKTMRRN, from the exons ATGTGGCTTCTCACCTTCTTCCTGCTGGCATCTGCAG CCCGGGATGGTGACAAGGTTCTAGAAGGAGAAGAGTGCCCGCCCCACTCCCAGCCATGGCAAGTGGCCCTCTACGAGCGCGGGCGCTTCAACTGCGGTGCCTCCCTCATCTCACCACACTGGGTGCTGTCGGCTGCCCACTGCCAAACCCG CTTCATGACGGTGCACTTGGGGGAGCACAATCTGCGGAAGCGGGACGGCCCAGAGCAACTGAGAGCCGTGTTCCGCATCATCCCGCACCCCAACTACGAGCCTCGCAGTCACCTCCATGACATCATGCTGCTGCGGCTGGTCCGCCCCGTGCACCTGACGCCACAGGTTCAACCCCTGGCTCTGCCCACGCGCTGCCCACACGCTGGTGAGGCCTGCATGGTGTCTGGCTGGGGCCTGGTATCGGACAATGAATCTGGGACTACAGGAAGCCCCACGTCACAAG TGAGTTTGCCGGACACGCTGCATTGTGCCAACATAAGCATCATCTCCGACACCTCTTGTAACAAGGACTATCCGGGCCGCGTGAGGAACACCATGGTGTGTGCAGGAGTGGAAGGCGGAGGCACAGACTCCTGTGAG GGTGACTCAGGGGGGCCCCTCGTCTGTGGGGGTGTCCTGCAGGGTGTGGTATCCTGGGGAGACGTTCCTTGTGACACTACTACCAAGCCTGGGGTCTATACCAAAGTCTGTCGCTACTTGGACTGGATCAGAAAGACCATGAGGAGAAACTGA